A region from the Nonlabens sp. YIK11 genome encodes:
- a CDS encoding UDP-2,3-diacylglucosamine diphosphatase → MQIPEGKKIYFSSDNHLGAPTQELSKPREKIFLQWLDMIKEDAAAIFLLGDLFDFWFEYKTVVPKGQVRVLGKLAEIRDSGIPIYFFVGNHDLWMFGYFEEELGIPVYHDPQVFEFNDKKFFIGHGDGKGPGDKGYKRMKKIFTSPFFQWCFKWIHPDIGIRLARHLSVKNKLISGDDDAVFLGDEKEWLAQYAKRKTEQEHFDYFIFGHRHLPMEISISENAIYYNLGDWISYYTYGDFDGKSFRLKRFKD, encoded by the coding sequence ATGCAGATTCCAGAAGGTAAAAAAATCTATTTTTCCAGTGACAATCATCTGGGAGCACCTACACAGGAGCTGAGCAAACCGCGTGAGAAAATATTCCTGCAATGGCTGGATATGATTAAGGAAGATGCTGCCGCGATCTTTTTACTGGGCGATTTGTTCGATTTCTGGTTTGAGTACAAAACAGTGGTTCCTAAAGGACAGGTGCGTGTGTTGGGCAAGCTAGCCGAAATACGCGATAGCGGTATACCTATTTATTTTTTTGTGGGTAACCATGACTTATGGATGTTCGGGTATTTTGAAGAAGAACTGGGCATTCCCGTTTATCACGATCCACAAGTTTTTGAGTTTAACGACAAGAAGTTTTTTATAGGTCATGGCGATGGTAAAGGACCTGGCGACAAGGGTTACAAACGCATGAAAAAGATTTTTACAAGTCCTTTTTTTCAATGGTGTTTTAAGTGGATCCATCCAGATATAGGCATCAGGCTGGCGCGGCACCTTTCTGTAAAGAACAAATTGATCTCTGGCGATGATGATGCGGTTTTTTTGGGCGATGAGAAAGAATGGCTGGCGCAATACGCCAAGCGTAAAACGGAGCAAGAGCATTTTGATTATTTCATTTTTGGCCACAGGCATCTACCTATGGAGATCTCCATTTCTGAAAACGCCATATACTACAATCTAGGTGACTGGATCTCTTATTATACTTATGGTGACTTTGACGGGAAATCCTTCAGATTAAAGCGTTTTAAGGACTAA
- a CDS encoding SPFH domain-containing protein, whose translation MGIFDKIKEKLSHEFIDIVEWLDYTDDTIAHRFERYQNEIKNGAKLIVREGQTAVFVNEGQLADVFKPGTYDLTTQNLPILSTLKGWKYGFNSPFKAEVYFANTHLFTDEKWGTKNPITLSDERFGLVEIRAFGTYAFKIADAGKFIVDIVGTDNNFTNFEINEHLKSLIATRFTDTVGEANLPIELYAANTSELSETCQEVMQPEFLSVGISLEKFYIENVSMPEDLKKEIFEYSRIDKIDLDKLTKFKTAKAIEAAAANEGGTAGAGMGMGMGFVLAQQMGGMMNPQMGGQQATPQQQAAAGPPPMPQAVQYFYASNGAQAGPVPFEQLRALFAGRTINRDTLIWKSGMETWKPLNEVEELKTFLGGNTPPPLP comes from the coding sequence ATGGGAATCTTTGATAAGATAAAAGAAAAGCTCAGTCACGAATTTATCGACATTGTCGAGTGGCTGGATTATACAGATGATACCATCGCCCACCGTTTTGAACGCTATCAAAATGAGATTAAAAATGGAGCAAAGCTTATCGTGCGTGAAGGACAAACTGCTGTTTTTGTCAATGAAGGACAACTAGCCGATGTTTTCAAACCAGGAACCTATGACCTGACCACTCAAAACTTGCCTATTCTTTCCACGCTTAAAGGATGGAAATATGGATTTAATTCGCCATTCAAAGCAGAGGTTTATTTTGCGAATACCCATCTATTTACAGATGAAAAATGGGGTACTAAAAACCCGATTACTCTTAGCGACGAGCGATTTGGTTTGGTCGAGATTAGAGCGTTCGGGACCTATGCGTTCAAAATTGCAGATGCTGGTAAGTTCATTGTTGATATCGTGGGAACCGATAATAACTTCACCAATTTTGAGATCAATGAGCATCTCAAAAGTCTTATCGCTACTAGATTTACAGATACCGTAGGTGAGGCCAATTTACCCATAGAACTATACGCCGCAAACACTTCAGAACTTTCTGAAACCTGTCAGGAAGTGATGCAACCAGAATTCTTAAGCGTTGGAATTTCATTGGAGAAATTCTATATAGAGAATGTTTCCATGCCAGAAGATCTTAAGAAAGAGATCTTTGAATATAGCCGTATCGATAAAATCGACCTTGATAAATTAACTAAATTCAAAACAGCCAAAGCAATTGAAGCCGCTGCTGCAAATGAAGGTGGAACAGCTGGTGCTGGTATGGGAATGGGAATGGGATTTGTGCTCGCGCAGCAAATGGGCGGCATGATGAATCCTCAAATGGGTGGACAACAAGCCACACCACAACAGCAAGCGGCGGCAGGGCCGCCACCTATGCCTCAAGCGGTGCAGTATTTTTATGCGAGCAATGGTGCACAGGCCGGACCAGTTCCTTTTGAACAGCTGCGAGCCCTTTTTGCAGGTAGAACGATCAATAGAGACACACTTATCTGGAAAAGTGGTATGGAAACCTGGAAGCCGCTTAATGAGGTTGAAGAGTTGAAAACGTTCTTAGGCGGCAACACGCCACCGCCTTTACCATAA
- a CDS encoding PAS domain-containing sensor histidine kinase — protein MDQSLQFQAIWQAPIAIAYLDTDLNYIAYSAKWLNDYNLPQEDIIGKNHYDVFPEIGEEWKQLHQDILKNGNTESSPADLFVRSDGSLQWIKWTVGPTFNERGEISGMVMSTEDITETMNAKSKVDREHQLLLDAADKAKIGTWEMNHNTGELYWSRVTKKIHEVHKDFVPDVATGIDFYKPGVNQEIVSDLFSRSYNTGERFEAELQIITAKGHERWVRSVMKAEIVDGKCIRQYGTFEDITEKVESEKNYRLALRKFHDVFEASGVGMMVVDPIDLSITEVNPKICELLNYHSDHIKTSSLERFVLKADFPKLFNSVTDLLNNKIDGIELDIHLKKSTGRFVICSVIGTLIDDDQGNPIDLVIQVIDISGIKKKEEELRAFTKYVEQQNERLLNFAHIVSHNLRSHSSNFEVLLNLYHQETDVEDQNNIIKLLSSSSSQLAETISHLNDVVAVNTKKIELSPIYLKENIFKVMENISSQIKEYHINVDVEIDDDFTVAASPAYLESIILNLLTNSIKYRKKDVPSRITIKAYKHKGKSRIIFEDNGIGIDMKLNGHKIFGMYKTFHGNKDARGIGLYMTKNQIEAMGGTIRVESEKNVGTKFKITL, from the coding sequence ATGGATCAATCTCTTCAATTTCAAGCTATTTGGCAAGCTCCTATTGCGATAGCGTATCTAGACACTGATCTTAATTACATCGCTTATTCTGCAAAATGGTTGAATGACTATAATTTACCTCAAGAGGATATTATTGGGAAAAATCACTATGACGTCTTTCCAGAAATAGGAGAAGAATGGAAACAACTACATCAGGATATCCTGAAAAATGGAAATACAGAATCCAGCCCAGCAGATTTATTTGTAAGATCTGATGGTAGCCTTCAATGGATCAAATGGACTGTAGGACCAACTTTTAACGAACGTGGTGAAATAAGCGGTATGGTAATGTCAACTGAGGACATTACGGAAACCATGAATGCCAAAAGTAAAGTCGATCGTGAGCATCAACTCCTTCTAGATGCGGCAGACAAGGCAAAAATAGGTACCTGGGAAATGAATCATAATACCGGTGAGCTTTACTGGTCTAGAGTCACAAAAAAGATACATGAGGTTCATAAAGATTTTGTTCCTGATGTTGCCACTGGTATTGACTTTTACAAACCTGGAGTCAATCAAGAAATAGTTTCTGACTTGTTTTCTAGATCATACAACACAGGAGAACGTTTTGAGGCAGAGTTACAGATCATCACTGCAAAAGGTCATGAGCGATGGGTGCGCAGCGTTATGAAGGCAGAAATAGTCGACGGCAAATGCATTAGACAATATGGAACTTTTGAAGACATCACCGAGAAGGTCGAGTCTGAAAAAAACTATAGACTGGCGCTACGTAAGTTTCACGATGTTTTTGAGGCATCCGGAGTTGGGATGATGGTCGTAGATCCTATTGATCTAAGCATTACTGAAGTGAACCCAAAGATTTGTGAGCTGCTCAATTATCATAGCGACCATATCAAAACTTCTTCTCTTGAAAGATTTGTTCTCAAAGCAGATTTTCCAAAATTATTCAATTCCGTCACTGATCTTTTAAATAATAAGATTGATGGTATTGAACTGGACATTCACTTGAAGAAATCTACAGGAAGGTTTGTGATTTGTTCAGTAATAGGGACATTGATCGATGACGATCAAGGTAACCCTATCGACCTAGTGATCCAAGTCATAGATATATCTGGGATCAAAAAGAAAGAAGAAGAGTTGCGAGCCTTTACCAAGTACGTAGAGCAACAAAATGAGAGGCTTCTCAATTTTGCACATATTGTCTCCCATAATTTGAGATCACATTCCAGCAATTTTGAAGTCTTGCTCAACTTGTATCATCAAGAAACAGATGTTGAGGATCAAAATAATATCATCAAACTCCTATCTTCTTCCAGTTCTCAACTGGCTGAAACCATAAGCCACCTGAACGATGTGGTTGCGGTCAACACCAAGAAGATAGAATTGAGTCCCATCTATCTTAAGGAAAACATTTTTAAGGTGATGGAAAACATATCTTCCCAGATCAAGGAATATCACATCAATGTAGATGTAGAAATAGATGATGATTTTACCGTTGCAGCATCACCGGCTTACCTGGAAAGTATTATTCTAAATTTGCTTACCAACAGCATCAAGTATAGGAAAAAAGATGTACCCAGTAGAATCACCATCAAGGCCTATAAACACAAAGGGAAATCTAGGATCATCTTTGAAGACAATGGTATAGGTATTGATATGAAGCTTAATGGACATAAGATCTTTGGAATGTATAAAACATTTCACGGGAACAAAGATGCTCGCGGTATAGGTCTTTATATGACAAAAAATCAAATAGAAGCCATGGGCGGAACGATTAGAGTCGAGAGTGAAAAAAATGTAGGTACTAAATTCAAAATCACTCTGTAG
- a CDS encoding metallophosphoesterase family protein produces MRTLAIGDIHGGHRALTQLLERIDPQPDDRLIFLGDYVDGWSQSYEVIEELISLKRKRAKNNHTAPIYLRGNHDELVLNFLVKGQQNKQWLFHGGSSTVTSYSKRSDEDIARHVAFLTEELEDFLELDGNGYFHAGFHNLNGPHHEYYKNLPYWDRSLWEMALCIDPNLSQDDPRFPNRLKLYTEIFIGHTPTTRLESTKPIHAANIWNVDTGAAFTGPLTALCVETKEIWQSDPLPDLYPNEDGRN; encoded by the coding sequence TTGAGAACATTAGCAATAGGAGACATACACGGTGGCCATAGAGCCTTGACCCAATTATTGGAAAGAATAGATCCACAACCAGACGACCGTCTTATATTCCTAGGCGACTATGTAGACGGCTGGTCACAAAGTTATGAGGTCATTGAAGAGTTGATATCGCTCAAGCGAAAGCGTGCCAAAAACAATCATACTGCACCCATCTACCTTAGAGGAAATCATGATGAGCTCGTCCTCAATTTTCTGGTAAAGGGACAACAGAACAAACAGTGGTTATTCCATGGCGGCAGCAGTACCGTTACAAGCTATTCCAAACGATCCGATGAAGATATTGCCAGACACGTGGCCTTTCTGACCGAAGAACTGGAGGATTTCCTAGAGCTGGATGGTAATGGCTATTTTCACGCGGGTTTTCATAATTTGAATGGACCGCATCATGAGTACTATAAAAATCTGCCTTATTGGGATCGATCGCTTTGGGAAATGGCACTGTGCATAGACCCAAATCTCTCACAGGACGATCCCAGATTTCCCAACCGTCTCAAATTGTACACAGAGATTTTTATAGGTCATACGCCTACCACACGATTGGAATCTACAAAACCCATTCATGCTGCAAACATCTGGAATGTCGATACTGGAGCTGCGTTTACAGGACCTTTGACCGCATTATGCGTGGAAACTAAGGAAATATGGCAAAGCGACCCGTTGCCAGACTTGTATCCTAACGAGGATGGTCGCAACTAG
- a CDS encoding two-component system response regulator, translating to MAIDYTWIIDDDSIFTFTVKKLLQINNLTHRIDTFSNGLEAKQQLDFRRENNLPYPNIILLDINMPILDGWQFMDEFSQFADKKEIIVYLISSSIDPNDRIKAKKYEDIKDFVVKPVTISALLQLIANAKSLMDIP from the coding sequence ATGGCAATAGATTACACGTGGATCATAGACGATGACAGTATATTTACCTTTACGGTAAAAAAACTCCTGCAAATAAATAATTTGACCCATAGGATTGACACGTTTTCCAATGGTCTGGAGGCAAAGCAGCAACTGGATTTCCGCAGGGAAAATAATCTGCCTTATCCTAATATCATCTTGCTAGACATCAATATGCCTATTCTGGATGGCTGGCAGTTTATGGATGAATTCTCACAGTTTGCTGACAAAAAAGAAATTATCGTTTACTTAATCAGCTCATCTATTGATCCCAATGACCGGATCAAGGCTAAAAAGTACGAGGACATCAAAGACTTTGTGGTCAAACCAGTTACCATAAGTGCACTCTTACAATTGATTGCAAATGCAAAATCCTTAATGGATATCCCTTAA
- a CDS encoding ATP-binding protein encodes MINKRLLVKNLLAHNDENSFYDKKLRVDLSTKEGKAKFLKHICALSNSNPANNSYIVVGVDDRKNEIIGVDFFDDSKLQNLINAYLDNPPLVMYENVPFPHLPVDKVVGLVTIRAQKGVVALRKNIWKYYGGAVFFRDGSMSMPKDFGIRASDVNSPIVNEIEKNASNNIELTLDRVQDFMNRRENGLEAFYKVFKEQFVICWSGKIKRKKDREYYYRVDIEMVNEQVRLFYSALDEVQISYDEDSFSILEFVELGLGDRHAYHPLERQTLRFFPNGTYKLESKILFNPPYYDRRTLHHIYNTNLSLLNKISNDVQLKEQSLVDLRNLPETMLICHFNNVGEPIEKMKAARTHLKNFPDTYKAYKESLRILRKVKYNS; translated from the coding sequence ATGATCAATAAGCGACTTCTCGTTAAGAACCTACTCGCTCATAATGACGAGAATAGCTTTTATGACAAGAAATTGCGAGTGGATTTGTCTACCAAAGAAGGCAAGGCTAAGTTTCTCAAACACATTTGTGCGCTCTCAAATTCAAATCCTGCAAACAACAGTTACATCGTCGTGGGCGTAGACGACCGCAAGAACGAGATTATAGGCGTAGACTTTTTTGACGATTCAAAATTGCAGAATCTCATCAACGCCTATCTGGACAACCCGCCACTGGTCATGTATGAGAACGTGCCTTTCCCGCATTTACCGGTAGATAAAGTGGTAGGTCTTGTGACGATACGCGCGCAAAAGGGCGTCGTGGCGCTGCGCAAGAATATCTGGAAATACTATGGTGGCGCCGTATTCTTTAGAGATGGCAGCATGTCCATGCCTAAGGATTTTGGGATCAGGGCAAGCGATGTCAACTCACCCATCGTGAATGAAATCGAGAAAAATGCGAGCAATAATATTGAACTCACGCTGGACCGAGTTCAAGATTTTATGAATAGGCGTGAGAATGGTTTGGAAGCTTTTTACAAAGTGTTCAAGGAACAGTTTGTCATTTGCTGGTCTGGAAAAATCAAACGCAAAAAAGATCGTGAGTACTATTATCGAGTCGATATAGAGATGGTCAATGAGCAGGTACGATTGTTTTATAGCGCACTGGATGAGGTTCAAATCTCCTATGACGAGGATAGTTTTAGCATCCTGGAGTTTGTGGAATTAGGATTGGGCGACCGCCATGCGTACCATCCACTGGAGCGTCAAACGTTGCGATTTTTCCCTAATGGCACCTATAAACTGGAGAGTAAGATTTTATTCAACCCGCCATATTACGATCGTCGCACCTTGCATCATATCTATAATACCAATTTATCACTGCTCAATAAGATCAGCAATGATGTACAGCTCAAGGAACAATCCTTGGTCGATTTGCGCAATTTGCCAGAAACCATGCTCATTTGCCACTTCAACAATGTGGGCGAGCCTATAGAAAAAATGAAGGCGGCACGCACGCACCTCAAAAATTTTCCAGATACCTACAAGGCATATAAGGAGTCCTTGCGTATATTGAGAAAAGTAAAATACAATTCTTGA
- a CDS encoding aldehyde dehydrogenase family protein: MSNVAKDFGIEEALQQLGVQNTNKGTSTGNHHFGSGEEIISSSPVDGQEIARVTTTTAADFEKVVNAAQGAFKDWRMMPAPLRGEIVRQFGEELRRLKEPLGKLVSYEMGKSYQEGLGEVQEMIDICDFAVGLSRQLHGLTMHSERPGHRMYEQYHPLGIVGIISAFNFPVAVWAWNTALAWVCGDVCIWKPSEKTPLCGIACQNIIAKVLKDNDLPEGISCLVNGDYKVGEMMTTDKRVPLISATGSTRMGKIVASKVGERLGKSLLELGGNNAIIVTPDADIKMTVIGAVFGAVGTAGQRCTSTRRLIIHESMYDKVKNAVVDAYKQLKIGNPLDEKNHVGPLIDKDAVKGYQNALTKVVEEGGKIIVEGGVLEGAGYESGCYVKPAIAEAENSFEIVQHETFAPVLYLLKYSGDVGNALELQNGVNQGLSSAIMTNNLREAERFLSVAGSDCGIANVNIGTSGAEIGGAFGGEKDTGGGRESGSDAWKVYMRRQTNTINYTTELPLAQGIKFDL; encoded by the coding sequence ATGTCAAACGTAGCCAAGGATTTTGGTATAGAAGAAGCGCTCCAACAATTGGGCGTTCAAAACACAAATAAAGGAACTTCAACAGGTAATCACCATTTTGGAAGTGGAGAAGAAATCATTTCTTCATCACCAGTAGACGGTCAGGAAATAGCAAGAGTGACCACTACGACTGCAGCCGATTTTGAGAAAGTTGTAAACGCCGCTCAAGGTGCTTTTAAAGACTGGAGAATGATGCCAGCGCCGTTGCGTGGTGAGATTGTTCGTCAGTTTGGAGAAGAGCTGCGCAGGTTGAAAGAACCACTAGGTAAATTGGTTTCCTATGAAATGGGGAAATCCTATCAAGAAGGATTAGGCGAGGTACAAGAAATGATTGACATCTGTGATTTTGCGGTAGGTCTTTCCAGACAATTGCACGGTCTCACAATGCACAGTGAGCGACCAGGTCACAGAATGTATGAGCAATATCACCCATTGGGAATCGTGGGCATTATTAGCGCTTTTAACTTCCCAGTAGCGGTTTGGGCTTGGAATACGGCACTTGCCTGGGTTTGTGGTGATGTATGTATCTGGAAGCCAAGTGAGAAAACACCGCTTTGTGGTATCGCTTGTCAAAACATTATCGCAAAAGTGCTTAAGGATAATGACCTTCCAGAAGGTATTTCTTGTCTAGTCAATGGTGATTATAAAGTAGGCGAAATGATGACTACAGATAAGCGCGTGCCTTTAATCAGTGCCACCGGTTCTACTCGTATGGGTAAAATCGTTGCGAGTAAGGTTGGTGAAAGATTAGGCAAGTCCTTACTAGAATTAGGTGGTAACAATGCCATCATCGTCACTCCAGATGCAGATATTAAAATGACGGTAATAGGTGCCGTATTTGGTGCGGTGGGAACGGCTGGCCAACGTTGTACCTCAACGCGTCGTTTGATCATTCATGAATCCATGTATGATAAAGTGAAGAATGCAGTGGTAGATGCTTATAAACAATTAAAAATTGGAAACCCACTGGATGAGAAAAACCACGTAGGACCGTTGATCGATAAAGATGCGGTTAAAGGCTATCAAAATGCCTTGACTAAAGTGGTTGAAGAAGGCGGCAAAATCATAGTAGAAGGTGGTGTTTTAGAAGGTGCTGGTTATGAAAGTGGTTGCTATGTAAAACCAGCGATCGCCGAAGCTGAGAACTCTTTTGAGATTGTTCAGCACGAGACCTTTGCTCCTGTTTTATATTTATTAAAATACAGTGGCGATGTAGGAAACGCTTTGGAACTTCAAAATGGTGTGAATCAAGGTCTATCTAGCGCCATCATGACGAATAACCTAAGAGAAGCAGAACGCTTCCTAAGCGTTGCAGGATCTGATTGTGGTATTGCAAACGTCAATATAGGAACCAGCGGTGCTGAGATAGGTGGAGCCTTTGGTGGTGAGAAAGATACCGGTGGCGGTCGTGAATCTGGTAGTGATGCTTGGAAGGTTTACATGAGACGACAAACCAACACTATTAACTACACGACAGAGCTTCCGCTCGCGCAGGGAATTAAATTTGATCTGTAA